The Vigna unguiculata cultivar IT97K-499-35 chromosome 6, ASM411807v1, whole genome shotgun sequence genome contains a region encoding:
- the LOC114188641 gene encoding uncharacterized protein LOC114188641: protein MADTAGSGHRRVMTLISSLISLSLSIRVFAGKWQLIRSRLEELCSAFVAGDSASLSSEIPAITGTVEECHELARRCLDLSYSGKLLMQSDLDVTLGKLEAHVKKLSEIFKKRVSMHGYAVVVSRPGFGACKDDMRFYLRDLMTRMKVGDLGIRKQALMNLHEVVVEDDKYVKLVVEASEFVHLLVDFLGCDEVEIVEEAANVVSVVAGFDYYKGVLVGAGVIGPLIRILECGSEVGKIAAVRCLCRLTENSDNAWSVSAHGGVTVLLRICESGECKGELIGPACGVLRNLCGVEEIKRFMVEEGVVSTFLKLVRSKDEVVQVSSIELTQNIASGDELVRQMVVREGGVRVLLRVLDPLWTCSSKTREVVMRGIENLCFSSTSCVSLLLSYGFVDQLMYYVRNGEVSIQELGLKVAFRLCEASEEAKKALGDAGFMAELVKFLNAESFEVREMAAEALSGMVTVAKNRKRFVQDDQNIALLLQLLDPGEGNSGNKKLLISILMSLTSCNSGRKKIVSSGYAKNIERLAEAEVSSDAKRLVRKLSTNRFRSMLSGIWHS from the coding sequence ATGGCTGACACCGCCGGCTCCGGTCACCGGCGGGTTATGACGCTCATCTCTTCCCTTATCTCCCTCTCTCTTTCCATCAGAGTCTTCGCCGGAAAGTGGCAACTTATTCGGAGTAGGCTGGAGGAGCTCTGTTCGGCATTCGTTGCCGGCGACTCCGCTTCACTGTCAAGCGAGATCCCGGCGATAACAGGCACGGTGGAGGAGTGCCACGAGCTGGCAAGGCGGTGCTTGGATCTGTCCTACAGCGGGAAGCTCTTGATGCAGAGCGACTTGGACGTGACTCTGGGGAAGTTGGAAGCGCACGTGAAGAAGCTATCTGAGATATTCAAGAAGCGTGTGTCGATGCATGGCTACGCTGTTGTGGTTTCAAGGCCTGGTTTTGGAGCTTGCAAAGATGACATGAGGTTCTACTTAAGGGACTTAATGACTCGAATGAAGGTTGGTGATTTGGGTATCAGGAAGCAAGCGTTGATGAATTTGCATGAAGTTGTTGTGGAGGATGATAAGTATGTGAAGTTGGTTGTTGAGGCTTCTGAGTTTGTTCACTTGTTGGTGGATTTTCTTGGTTGTGATGAGGTTGAGATTGTTGAGGAGGCTGCCAATGTTGTTTCTGTCGTTGCGGGTTTTGATTATTATAAAGGGGTTTTGGTTGGTGCTGGAGTTATTGGGCCTTTAATTCGGATTTTGGAATGTGGGAGTGAAGTGGGAAAGATTGCTGCTGTGAGATGTTTGTGTAGACTGACTGAGAATTCGGATAATGCTTGGAGTGTTTCAGCTCATGGAGGTGTAACAGTCTTGTTGAGGATTTGTGAGAGCGGAGAGTGTAAAGGAGAATTGATTGGTCCTGCTTGTGGGGTGTTGCGGAATCTTTGTGGGGTTGAGGAAATCAAGAGGTTTATGGTTGAGGAGGGTGTGGTTTCCACGTTTTTGAAGCTTGTAAGGTCTAAGGATGAAGTAGTTCAAGTTAGTTCTATCGAGTTGACTCAAAACATTGCCTCTGGGGATGAGTTGGTTAGGCAGATGGTGGTTAGAGAAGGAGGGGTTCGTGTTCTTCTGCGTGTTTTGGATCCATTGTGGACGTGCTCGTCTAAAACAAGAGAGGTTGTGATGAGGGGCATTGAGAATTTGTGTTTTTCTTCGACCAGTTGTGTTAGTCTTTTGCTGAGTTATGGCTTTGTGGATCAGTTGATGTATTATGTTAGAAATGGGGAGGTATCGATTCAGGAGTTGGGGCTGAAGGTAGCGTTCAGATTGTGTGAAGCATCGGAGGAGGCCAAGAAGGCATTAGGTGATGCCGGCTTCATGGCCGAGCTTGTGAAGTTTCTAAATGCGGAATCGTTTGAAGTTCGTGAAATGGCAGCAGAGGCACTCTCTGGCATGGTTACGGTGGCTAAAAATAGGAAGAGATTTGTTCAGGATGATCAAAACATTGCCCTTCTTCTGCAATTGCTGGATCCAGGGGAGGGAAATTCTGGTAACAAAAAGTTGTTGATCTCCATCTTGATGTCACTAACAAGCTGCAACAGTGGCAGGAAGAAAATCGTGAGCTCCGGGTATGCCAAGAACATAGAGAGGCTTGCAGAAGCTGAGGTTTCTTCTGATGCCAAGAGGCTCGTCAGGAAGCTATCCACAAACCGGTTCCGCAGTATGTTGAGTGGAATCTGGCACTCTTGA
- the LOC114187245 gene encoding vesicle-associated protein 4-2-like: MAIGEERQESESQSEGKVWNLLKLPFRHSTASTSNSLSSLARSLLPTRRRLKLDPSNKLYFPYEPGKQAKSAIRIKNTSKSNVAFKFQTNAPKSCFMRPPGGVLTPGESVIAIVFKFVEHPQNNEKPEKTGLKFKIMSMKVKGSIDYVPEMFGELKKDQVTVEQILQVVFLDPERSSPALEKVRLQLAEANAAAEARKRAPEDSGPKILGEGLVIDEWKERRERYLAKQNG, encoded by the exons ATGGCTATAGGTGAAGAAAGACAAGAATCAGAATCACAATCAGAAGGAAAAGTGTGGAATTTGTTGAAGCTTCCCTTTCGCCATTCAACTGCTTCAACCTCCAATTCCCTTTCTTCCCTAGCCAGATCGCTCCTCCCCACACGACGTCGTCTCAAGCTCGATCCTTCCAACAAGCTCTACTTCCCTT ATGAACCGGGCAAGCAGGCTAAGAGTGCCATCAGGATTAAAAACACCAGCAAATCCAATGTAGCTTTCAAG TTTCAAACAAATGCACCCAAGAGCTGTTTCATGCGCCCTCCAGGGGGCGTACTTACACCTGGCGAGAGTGTAATAGCGATTG TGTTCAAGTTTGTAGAGCATCCACAGAATAATGAAAAGCCAGAAAAAACTGGactcaaatttaaaatcatgAGCATGAAGGTCAAAGGATCAATTGATTATGTACCTGAAATG TTTGGTGAGCTGAAGAAGGATCAAGTAACAGTGGAGCAGATTTTGCAGGTTGTTTTTCTGGATCCAGAGCGTAGTAGCCCT GCTTTGGAAAAAGTGAGGCTTCAGCTAGCTGAGGCTAATGCTGCAGCTGAGGCACGTAAGAGAGCCCCAGAAGATTCAGGTCCAAAGATTCTGGGAGAAGGGCTTGTGATAGATGAATGG AAAGAGAGGAGGGAAAGATACCTGGCAAAGCAAAATGGTTAA
- the LOC114187283 gene encoding putative PAP-specific phosphatase, mitochondrial isoform X3: MVMDILSSQVSAVPFFDGAATRRRRSATFSLNVRATLPFPHQNSTYYKELEAAVDVVQKACNFTLHVQSSLFSTDGKIIEKNDQTPVTVADFGVQALISLELNKLFPSIPLVAEEDSAFLRSRNLVGTVLDAITATDSSTCKSLTQDDVLEAIDRGSKEAFVFGPKPATYWLLDPIDGTRGFLMAGKAFYVVGLALVVEGEIVIGVMGCPTWKEDLSEKSSADIDEEWDSLNGSGTVMIAHKGCGTWMKTLNSQLKSPDVWTKCFVDGSDVIHKARFCISDSEKWEAQLSPLFKAVSNTDNVGSNQIHLLRACCGSLCKYLMVASGRASIFILRAKQKAVMMAWDHAAGIICVHEAGGKIIEHQPKQSHDDASSIHRQPSPSAFNPHVVQ, encoded by the exons ATGGTGATGGATATCCTGAGTTCACAAGTCTCCGCCGTCCCATTTTTTGACGGTGCCGCCACTCGCCGTCGTCGCTCTGCCACATTCAGCCTCAACGTAAG GGCAACCCTTCCTTTCCCGCACCAAAACTCTACGTACTACAAAGAGCTTGAAGCTGCTGTTGACGTAGTCCAGAAGGCTTGCAATTTCACTCTCCAT GTGCAATCATCTTTGTTCTCAACTGATGGGAAGATTATTGAGAAAAATGACCAGACTCCCGTGACTGTTGCCGATTTTGGAGTTCAGGCTCTCATAAGTTTGG AGTTAAATAAGCTGTTCCCTTCTATACCTTTGGTGGCTGAGGAGGACTCTGCTTTCTTGCGATCAAGAAATTTAGTAGGTACCGTGCTTGATGCAATAACTGCTACAGATAGCTCCACCTGTAAATCATTGACACAAGATGATGTACTAGAAGCAATTGATAGAGGAAGCAAGGAAGCTTTTGTATTTGGACCAAAGCCAGCCACATATTGG CTGCTTGACCCAATTGATGGCACCCGTGGTTTTCTAATGGCTGGCAAAGCCTTTTATGTG GTTGGTTTGGCATTGGTGGTTGAGGGAGAGATTGTAATTGGTGTAATGGGCTGTCCTACCTGGAAGGAAGATTTATCTGAGAAATCCTCTGCTGATATTGATGAGGAGTGGGATTCTCTTAATGGATCAGGAACTGTAATGATTGCCCATAAAGGTTGTGGAACATGGATGAAAACTTTGAATAGCCAACTGAAATCACCGGATGTGTGGACCAAATGTTTTGTTGATGGGTCTGACGTAATACATAAAGCACGCTTTTGTATTTCAGATAGTGAAAAATGGGAAGCACAGCTGTCTCCATTATTTAAGGCAGTAAGCAATACTGATAACGTAGGCAGCAACCAAATCCATCTTTTGCGGGCATGTTGTGGAAG TTTATGCAAGTATTTGATGGTGGCGTCTGGCAGAGCATCTATTTTCATTCTTCGAGCAAAACAGAAGGCCGTTATGATG GCCTGGGATCATGCAGCTGGCATTATATGCGTTCACGAAGCAGGGGGAAAG ATCATCGAGCACCAACCCAAGCAGTCCCATGACGACGCTTCTAGCATTCACAGACAACCTTCGCCTTCTGCATTTAATCCACACGTCGTCCA GTAA
- the LOC114187283 gene encoding putative PAP-specific phosphatase, mitochondrial isoform X2 produces MVMDILSSQVSAVPFFDGAATRRRRSATFSLNVRATLPFPHQNSTYYKELEAAVDVVQKACNFTLHVQSSLFSTDGKIIEKNDQTPVTVADFGVQALISLELNKLFPSIPLVAEEDSAFLRSRNLVGTVLDAITATDSSTCKSLTQDDVLEAIDRGSKEAFVFGPKPATYWLLDPIDGTRGFLMAGKAFYVVGLALVVEGEIVIGVMGCPTWKEDLSEKSSADIDEEWDSLNGSGTVMIAHKGCGTWMKTLNSQLKSPDVWTKCFVDGSDVIHKARFCISDSEKWEAQLSPLFKAVSNTDNVGSNQIHLLRACCGSLCKYLMVASGRASIFILRAKQKAVMMAWDHAAGIICVHEAGGKVTDWNGSEIDLAADRDGRRIIYPSDGILVTNGHIHNQVLQIIYQTAGV; encoded by the exons ATGGTGATGGATATCCTGAGTTCACAAGTCTCCGCCGTCCCATTTTTTGACGGTGCCGCCACTCGCCGTCGTCGCTCTGCCACATTCAGCCTCAACGTAAG GGCAACCCTTCCTTTCCCGCACCAAAACTCTACGTACTACAAAGAGCTTGAAGCTGCTGTTGACGTAGTCCAGAAGGCTTGCAATTTCACTCTCCAT GTGCAATCATCTTTGTTCTCAACTGATGGGAAGATTATTGAGAAAAATGACCAGACTCCCGTGACTGTTGCCGATTTTGGAGTTCAGGCTCTCATAAGTTTGG AGTTAAATAAGCTGTTCCCTTCTATACCTTTGGTGGCTGAGGAGGACTCTGCTTTCTTGCGATCAAGAAATTTAGTAGGTACCGTGCTTGATGCAATAACTGCTACAGATAGCTCCACCTGTAAATCATTGACACAAGATGATGTACTAGAAGCAATTGATAGAGGAAGCAAGGAAGCTTTTGTATTTGGACCAAAGCCAGCCACATATTGG CTGCTTGACCCAATTGATGGCACCCGTGGTTTTCTAATGGCTGGCAAAGCCTTTTATGTG GTTGGTTTGGCATTGGTGGTTGAGGGAGAGATTGTAATTGGTGTAATGGGCTGTCCTACCTGGAAGGAAGATTTATCTGAGAAATCCTCTGCTGATATTGATGAGGAGTGGGATTCTCTTAATGGATCAGGAACTGTAATGATTGCCCATAAAGGTTGTGGAACATGGATGAAAACTTTGAATAGCCAACTGAAATCACCGGATGTGTGGACCAAATGTTTTGTTGATGGGTCTGACGTAATACATAAAGCACGCTTTTGTATTTCAGATAGTGAAAAATGGGAAGCACAGCTGTCTCCATTATTTAAGGCAGTAAGCAATACTGATAACGTAGGCAGCAACCAAATCCATCTTTTGCGGGCATGTTGTGGAAG TTTATGCAAGTATTTGATGGTGGCGTCTGGCAGAGCATCTATTTTCATTCTTCGAGCAAAACAGAAGGCCGTTATGATG GCCTGGGATCATGCAGCTGGCATTATATGCGTTCACGAAGCAGGGGGAAAG GTAACAGACTGGAACGGCAGTGAAATAGATCTGGCAGCGGACCGTGATGGCCGCCGGATTATATATCCGTCCGACGGTATCCTTGTCACCAACGGCCATATACATAATCAGGTTTTGCAGATTATCTATCAGACTGCAGGAGTTTGA
- the LOC114187283 gene encoding putative PAP-specific phosphatase, mitochondrial isoform X1, whose protein sequence is MVMDILSSQVSAVPFFDGAATRRRRSATFSLNVRATLPFPHQNSTYYKELEAAVDVVQKACNFTLHVQSSLFSTDGKIIEKNDQTPVTVADFGVQALISLELNKLFPSIPLVAEEDSAFLRSRNLVGTVLDAITATDSSTCKSLTQDDVLEAIDRGSKEAFVFGPKPATYWLLDPIDGTRGFLMAGKAFYVVGLALVVEGEIVIGVMGCPTWKEDLSEKSSADIDEEWDSLNGSGTVMIAHKGCGTWMKTLNSQLKSPDVWTKCFVDGSDVIHKARFCISDSEKWEAQLSPLFKAVSNTDNVGSNQIHLLRACCGSLCKYLMVASGRASIFILRAKQKAVMMAWDHAAGIICVHEAGGKIIEHQPKQSHDDASSIHRQPSPSAFNPHVVQRGRLSECWKHRRGTAWVGVCWCSMIFSTQQR, encoded by the exons ATGGTGATGGATATCCTGAGTTCACAAGTCTCCGCCGTCCCATTTTTTGACGGTGCCGCCACTCGCCGTCGTCGCTCTGCCACATTCAGCCTCAACGTAAG GGCAACCCTTCCTTTCCCGCACCAAAACTCTACGTACTACAAAGAGCTTGAAGCTGCTGTTGACGTAGTCCAGAAGGCTTGCAATTTCACTCTCCAT GTGCAATCATCTTTGTTCTCAACTGATGGGAAGATTATTGAGAAAAATGACCAGACTCCCGTGACTGTTGCCGATTTTGGAGTTCAGGCTCTCATAAGTTTGG AGTTAAATAAGCTGTTCCCTTCTATACCTTTGGTGGCTGAGGAGGACTCTGCTTTCTTGCGATCAAGAAATTTAGTAGGTACCGTGCTTGATGCAATAACTGCTACAGATAGCTCCACCTGTAAATCATTGACACAAGATGATGTACTAGAAGCAATTGATAGAGGAAGCAAGGAAGCTTTTGTATTTGGACCAAAGCCAGCCACATATTGG CTGCTTGACCCAATTGATGGCACCCGTGGTTTTCTAATGGCTGGCAAAGCCTTTTATGTG GTTGGTTTGGCATTGGTGGTTGAGGGAGAGATTGTAATTGGTGTAATGGGCTGTCCTACCTGGAAGGAAGATTTATCTGAGAAATCCTCTGCTGATATTGATGAGGAGTGGGATTCTCTTAATGGATCAGGAACTGTAATGATTGCCCATAAAGGTTGTGGAACATGGATGAAAACTTTGAATAGCCAACTGAAATCACCGGATGTGTGGACCAAATGTTTTGTTGATGGGTCTGACGTAATACATAAAGCACGCTTTTGTATTTCAGATAGTGAAAAATGGGAAGCACAGCTGTCTCCATTATTTAAGGCAGTAAGCAATACTGATAACGTAGGCAGCAACCAAATCCATCTTTTGCGGGCATGTTGTGGAAG TTTATGCAAGTATTTGATGGTGGCGTCTGGCAGAGCATCTATTTTCATTCTTCGAGCAAAACAGAAGGCCGTTATGATG GCCTGGGATCATGCAGCTGGCATTATATGCGTTCACGAAGCAGGGGGAAAG ATCATCGAGCACCAACCCAAGCAGTCCCATGACGACGCTTCTAGCATTCACAGACAACCTTCGCCTTCTGCATTTAATCCACACGTCGTCCA AAGGGGAAGGCTGTCTGAATGCTGGAAGCATCGTCGCGGGACTGCTTGGGTTGGTGTTTGCTGGTGCTCGATGATCTTCTCCACACAACAACGTTAA
- the LOC114187283 gene encoding putative PAP-specific phosphatase, mitochondrial isoform X5, producing the protein MVMDILSSQVSAVPFFDGAATRRRRSATFSLNVRATLPFPHQNSTYYKELEAAVDVVQKACNFTLHVQSSLFSTDGKIIEKNDQTPVTVADFGVQALISLELNKLFPSIPLVAEEDSAFLRSRNLVGTVLDAITATDSSTCKSLTQDDVLEAIDRGSKEAFVFGPKPATYWLLDPIDGTRGFLMAGKAFYVVGLALVVEGEIVIGVMGCPTWKEDLSEKSSADIDEEWDSLNGSGTVMIAHKGCGTWMKTLNSQLKSPDVWTKCFVDGSDVIHKARFCISDSEKWEAQLSPLFKAVSNTDNVGSNQIHLLRACCGSLCKYLMVASGRASIFILRAKQKAVMMAWDHAAGIICVHEAGGKKGKAV; encoded by the exons ATGGTGATGGATATCCTGAGTTCACAAGTCTCCGCCGTCCCATTTTTTGACGGTGCCGCCACTCGCCGTCGTCGCTCTGCCACATTCAGCCTCAACGTAAG GGCAACCCTTCCTTTCCCGCACCAAAACTCTACGTACTACAAAGAGCTTGAAGCTGCTGTTGACGTAGTCCAGAAGGCTTGCAATTTCACTCTCCAT GTGCAATCATCTTTGTTCTCAACTGATGGGAAGATTATTGAGAAAAATGACCAGACTCCCGTGACTGTTGCCGATTTTGGAGTTCAGGCTCTCATAAGTTTGG AGTTAAATAAGCTGTTCCCTTCTATACCTTTGGTGGCTGAGGAGGACTCTGCTTTCTTGCGATCAAGAAATTTAGTAGGTACCGTGCTTGATGCAATAACTGCTACAGATAGCTCCACCTGTAAATCATTGACACAAGATGATGTACTAGAAGCAATTGATAGAGGAAGCAAGGAAGCTTTTGTATTTGGACCAAAGCCAGCCACATATTGG CTGCTTGACCCAATTGATGGCACCCGTGGTTTTCTAATGGCTGGCAAAGCCTTTTATGTG GTTGGTTTGGCATTGGTGGTTGAGGGAGAGATTGTAATTGGTGTAATGGGCTGTCCTACCTGGAAGGAAGATTTATCTGAGAAATCCTCTGCTGATATTGATGAGGAGTGGGATTCTCTTAATGGATCAGGAACTGTAATGATTGCCCATAAAGGTTGTGGAACATGGATGAAAACTTTGAATAGCCAACTGAAATCACCGGATGTGTGGACCAAATGTTTTGTTGATGGGTCTGACGTAATACATAAAGCACGCTTTTGTATTTCAGATAGTGAAAAATGGGAAGCACAGCTGTCTCCATTATTTAAGGCAGTAAGCAATACTGATAACGTAGGCAGCAACCAAATCCATCTTTTGCGGGCATGTTGTGGAAG TTTATGCAAGTATTTGATGGTGGCGTCTGGCAGAGCATCTATTTTCATTCTTCGAGCAAAACAGAAGGCCGTTATGATG GCCTGGGATCATGCAGCTGGCATTATATGCGTTCACGAAGCAGGGGGAAAG AAGGGGAAGGCTGTCTGA
- the LOC114187283 gene encoding putative PAP-specific phosphatase, mitochondrial isoform X4 yields MVMDILSSQVSAVPFFDGAATRRRRSATFSLNVRATLPFPHQNSTYYKELEAAVDVVQKACNFTLHVQSSLFSTDGKIIEKNDQTPVTVADFGVQALISLELNKLFPSIPLVAEEDSAFLRSRNLVGTVLDAITATDSSTCKSLTQDDVLEAIDRGSKEAFVFGPKPATYWLLDPIDGTRGFLMAGKAFYVVGLALVVEGEIVIGVMGCPTWKEDLSEKSSADIDEEWDSLNGSGTVMIAHKGCGTWMKTLNSQLKSPDVWTKCFVDGSDVIHKARFCISDSEKWEAQLSPLFKAVSNTDNVGSNQIHLLRACCGSLCKYLMVASGRASIFILRAKQKAVMMAWDHAAGIICVHEAGGKASTPTKNLVDLNYIMRHI; encoded by the exons ATGGTGATGGATATCCTGAGTTCACAAGTCTCCGCCGTCCCATTTTTTGACGGTGCCGCCACTCGCCGTCGTCGCTCTGCCACATTCAGCCTCAACGTAAG GGCAACCCTTCCTTTCCCGCACCAAAACTCTACGTACTACAAAGAGCTTGAAGCTGCTGTTGACGTAGTCCAGAAGGCTTGCAATTTCACTCTCCAT GTGCAATCATCTTTGTTCTCAACTGATGGGAAGATTATTGAGAAAAATGACCAGACTCCCGTGACTGTTGCCGATTTTGGAGTTCAGGCTCTCATAAGTTTGG AGTTAAATAAGCTGTTCCCTTCTATACCTTTGGTGGCTGAGGAGGACTCTGCTTTCTTGCGATCAAGAAATTTAGTAGGTACCGTGCTTGATGCAATAACTGCTACAGATAGCTCCACCTGTAAATCATTGACACAAGATGATGTACTAGAAGCAATTGATAGAGGAAGCAAGGAAGCTTTTGTATTTGGACCAAAGCCAGCCACATATTGG CTGCTTGACCCAATTGATGGCACCCGTGGTTTTCTAATGGCTGGCAAAGCCTTTTATGTG GTTGGTTTGGCATTGGTGGTTGAGGGAGAGATTGTAATTGGTGTAATGGGCTGTCCTACCTGGAAGGAAGATTTATCTGAGAAATCCTCTGCTGATATTGATGAGGAGTGGGATTCTCTTAATGGATCAGGAACTGTAATGATTGCCCATAAAGGTTGTGGAACATGGATGAAAACTTTGAATAGCCAACTGAAATCACCGGATGTGTGGACCAAATGTTTTGTTGATGGGTCTGACGTAATACATAAAGCACGCTTTTGTATTTCAGATAGTGAAAAATGGGAAGCACAGCTGTCTCCATTATTTAAGGCAGTAAGCAATACTGATAACGTAGGCAGCAACCAAATCCATCTTTTGCGGGCATGTTGTGGAAG TTTATGCAAGTATTTGATGGTGGCGTCTGGCAGAGCATCTATTTTCATTCTTCGAGCAAAACAGAAGGCCGTTATGATG GCCTGGGATCATGCAGCTGGCATTATATGCGTTCACGAAGCAGGGGGAAAG GCCTCTACACCCACAAAGAATCTTGTTGACCTAAACTACATCATGAGGCACATTTAA
- the LOC114187495 gene encoding transcription factor MYB102-like, translated as MGRAPCCEKNGLKKGPWTTEEDQKLIDYIQKHGYGNWRTLPKNAGLQRCGKSCRLRWTNYLRPDIKRGRFSFEEEETIIQLHSILGNKWSAIASRLPGRTDNEIKNYWNTHIRKRLLRMGIDPVTHSPRLDLLDISSILNASFYGSSQMLLGMQQSMVNPELLRLASSLFSSSQQHKHLEMCAPKGQQNQLCDPQVQNHVPHLAQFQDPVQEVPACSTTVFGTPCVSLPLSQPQLVEPHNVDPYPSSSFTDFTYQQHSHDDQIISDWHKDGVALSTLTDDYVPQLSSYNYYSTSDAQNLVYPPLSEPSTFLSNNSNQKFSFASSPSPTPLNSNSTIINGSNTEDERDQSYDSSSMLKFEIPDILDVNEFM; from the exons ATGGGGAGAGCACCTTGTTGTGAAAAGAATGGCCTCAAGAAAGGACCATGGACCACCGAGGAGGATCAGAAACTCATTGATTACATTCAGAAACATGGATATGGCAACTGGAGGACACTCCCAAAGAATGCTG ggtTGCAGAGATGTGGAAAGAGTTGCCGTCTTCGTTGGACAAACTATCTCCGACCAGATATAAAGCGAGGTCGGTTTTCGTTTGAAGAGGAAGAGACAATAATTCAGCTACACAGCATTCTCGGCAACAA GTGGTCTGCTATTGCTTCTCGCTTACCAGGAAGAACAGACAATGAAATCAAGAACTATTGGAACACACACATTAGAAAAAGGCTTCTGAGGATGGGAATTGACCCTGTCACACACAGTCCTCGACTTGATCTATTGGACATCTCTTCCATTCTAAACGCATCTTTCTACGGTTCATCACAAATGCTCCTTGGCATGCAGCAGTCTATGGTGAACCCCGAGCTTTTAAGGTTGGCTTCTTCGCTCTTCTCCTCCTCACAGCAACACAAACACCTTGAAATGTGTGCTCCCAAGGGTCAACAGAACCAGCTCTGCGATCCACAAGTTCAGAATCATGTTCCACACCTGGCACAATTTCAAGATCCAGTTCAAGAGGTGCCTGCATGCAGCACCACCGTGTTCGGCACCCCTTGTGTTTCATTGCCTCTCTCTCAACCACAGTTGGTTGAGCCCCATAATGTGGACCCATACCCATCATCAAGTTTCACAGACTTCACTTACCAACAACATTCTCATGATGATCAAATTATAAGTGATTGGCACAAAGATGGGGTTGCTTTAAGCACTTTAACAGATGACTATGTCCCTCAGTTATCAAGCTATAATTATTATAGTACTTCTGATGCTCAAAATCTCGTGTATCCCCCCTTGTCCGAACCTTCCACTTTCCTTTCCAATAACAGCAATCAGAAGTTCAGCTTCGCTTCTTCGCCAAGCCCCACACCGTTGAATTCAAACTCCACGATAATCAACGGGAGCAACACAGAAGACGAGAGAGACCAGAGCTATGACAGTAGCAGCATGTTGAAATTTGAAATCCCAGATATTTTAGATGTGAATGAGTTCATGTAA